The following are encoded in a window of Kitasatospora fiedleri genomic DNA:
- a CDS encoding ribonuclease HII, with translation MPYDPPTHAVERSLRQAGARVVVGLDEVGRGAWAGPVMVGAAVTGLRRPPEGLTDSKLLTERRRTALAPLLEEWVTAYAIGSASARECDDLGMTAALRLAAVRALEELPVRPDAVILDGKHDYLGGPWKVRTVIKGDQSCVCVSAASVLAKVRRDALMAEIGTDHPRFAFGENAGYPSPTHRAALEELGPTEHHRLSWAYLDGLPRWSHLKRQRVPVDAGEQLSLGF, from the coding sequence ATGCCGTACGACCCCCCGACCCACGCGGTCGAGCGCTCCCTGCGCCAGGCCGGCGCCCGTGTGGTGGTCGGGCTGGACGAGGTCGGCCGGGGCGCCTGGGCCGGTCCGGTCATGGTCGGCGCGGCCGTCACCGGGCTGCGCCGCCCGCCCGAGGGGCTGACCGACTCCAAGCTGCTGACCGAACGGCGCCGGACCGCGCTCGCCCCGCTCCTGGAGGAGTGGGTGACGGCGTACGCGATCGGGTCCGCCTCGGCCCGGGAGTGCGACGACCTCGGCATGACGGCCGCGCTCCGACTGGCCGCCGTCCGCGCCCTGGAGGAACTCCCGGTGCGGCCCGACGCGGTGATCCTGGACGGCAAGCACGACTACCTGGGCGGCCCCTGGAAGGTCCGCACGGTGATCAAGGGCGACCAGTCCTGCGTCTGCGTGTCCGCCGCCTCGGTGCTGGCGAAGGTCCGGCGGGACGCGCTGATGGCCGAAATCGGCACGGACCACCCGCGGTTCGCCTTCGGGGAGAACGCCGGCTACCCGTCGCCCACCCACCGCGCCGCACTGGAGGAGCTCGGCCCCACCGAGCACCACCGCCTGTCCTGGGCCTACCTGGACGGGCTGCCGCGCTGGAGCCATCTCAAGCGGCAGCGCGTCCCGGTCGACGCCGGCGAGCAGCTCTCGCTGGGTTTCTGA
- a CDS encoding Ig-like domain-containing protein, which translates to MVAPAAHADTTAVLGNNTVGTATDSGDSNYINTSRFVTGAGGGTVSSVSVYVGAVGATPNDQYQVAVYGDVAGKPGPLLGSSASGTLTAHAWNTLPVAATLAPNTPYWLAYNSNGVSAAVNNLNYSTGGQSGYSTGGTAFGTWPSSFGAVSTGTLNYSIYATYTPSGGGTGTPGSGPGNEGPILLVTDSANPYTTYYGEILKSEGLNYYKTADLSTVTSTLLNSYDVVLLAEHQLTAAQTTMFTSWVNTGGRLVAMRPDKQLAGLLGLTATTDTLADSYLKINTTAAPGAGLTSDTIGFHGTADKYALNGATAVATLYSDTAVATTNPAVTLRTVGAGQAAAFTYDLAKSVVQTRQGNAAWGGQQRDNVDGIEASEMFFGTGGQLNWNNLDKAQIPIADEQQRLLANLITTMDAAKKPLPKFWYFPRDAKAVVVMTGDDHGIGGTAGRFDGYVAQSPVGCNVANWECVRASSYIYTDDPITDAQAKAYSDQGFEIGVHVTTNCTPWGTPADLQNIYTSQIGAWRAKYPSLPNPDSTRTHCVEWDDWATQAKTKLANGIRLDTDYYYYPASFVQDRPGYFNGTGLPMKYADSDGSTINEYQATTELTDESGQSMPSTVNTLLDNAYNSKGYYTVLTANIHTDYAASTASDQVIASAKAHGTPVVSGRQLLTWLDARNGSAFSGMAWTSNTLSFSITGGANGLRAMVPVNSSVGTLTGVKQGTANVSYRIETIHGISYAFFDGNVGSYTATYGMDTTAPTVTGSVPANGATGVSATAPVKASFSEPVQAGTVNGTNVTLKTTAGSVPVPGAVALDAATNTVTFTPSAALSLSTGYTLSVANVKDLAGNTQTAAYTAAFTTAGAPPQTIGNSAVGTLLDDTDSNHLNGSKITTGASAIALTSLNVHTGQISAAPNNQFQIAVYSDNAGSPDALLATSSVGTLSANAWNSAPITYTLAANTTYWVVYNSNGTSSTVNNMHYSSGPAGSGAYSSTSVPFGTFPASFGTAVKDNLVYSLYGTY; encoded by the coding sequence ATGGTGGCGCCCGCGGCACACGCGGACACCACCGCCGTCCTCGGCAACAACACCGTCGGCACCGCCACCGACTCCGGTGACTCCAACTACATCAACACCTCCCGCTTCGTGACGGGCGCCGGCGGCGGCACCGTCAGCAGCGTCAGCGTGTACGTCGGCGCCGTCGGCGCCACGCCCAACGACCAGTACCAGGTGGCGGTGTACGGCGACGTCGCCGGCAAGCCCGGACCGCTGCTCGGGTCCTCCGCCTCCGGCACGCTCACCGCGCACGCCTGGAACACCCTGCCGGTCGCCGCGACGCTCGCGCCGAACACGCCGTACTGGCTGGCGTACAACTCCAACGGCGTCTCCGCGGCGGTCAACAACCTGAACTACTCCACCGGCGGCCAGAGCGGCTACTCCACCGGCGGCACCGCCTTCGGCACCTGGCCCAGCAGCTTCGGCGCCGTCTCCACCGGCACGCTGAACTACTCCATCTACGCCACCTACACGCCCTCCGGCGGCGGCACCGGCACCCCCGGCAGCGGGCCCGGCAACGAGGGCCCGATCCTGCTAGTCACCGATTCCGCCAACCCGTACACCACGTACTACGGCGAGATCCTCAAGTCCGAGGGCCTGAACTACTACAAGACCGCCGACCTGAGCACCGTCACCTCCACCCTGCTCAACTCGTACGACGTGGTGCTGCTGGCGGAGCACCAGCTGACGGCCGCCCAGACCACCATGTTCACCAGCTGGGTGAACACCGGCGGACGGCTGGTGGCGATGCGGCCCGACAAGCAGCTCGCCGGGCTGCTCGGCCTCACCGCGACCACCGACACGCTGGCCGACAGCTACCTGAAGATCAACACCACCGCGGCGCCCGGCGCCGGGCTGACCTCCGACACCATCGGCTTCCACGGCACCGCCGACAAGTACGCGCTCAACGGCGCCACCGCCGTCGCCACCCTGTACAGCGACACCGCGGTGGCCACCACCAACCCGGCCGTCACGCTGCGCACCGTCGGCGCCGGCCAGGCCGCCGCGTTCACCTACGACCTCGCCAAGTCCGTCGTGCAGACCCGGCAGGGCAACGCCGCCTGGGGCGGCCAGCAGCGCGACAACGTGGACGGCATCGAGGCCAGCGAGATGTTCTTCGGCACCGGCGGACAGCTCAACTGGAACAACCTCGACAAGGCGCAGATCCCGATCGCCGACGAGCAGCAGCGGCTGCTCGCCAACCTGATCACCACCATGGACGCGGCCAAGAAGCCGCTGCCGAAGTTCTGGTACTTCCCGCGGGACGCCAAGGCCGTCGTGGTGATGACCGGCGACGACCACGGCATCGGCGGCACCGCCGGCCGCTTCGACGGCTACGTCGCGCAGAGCCCGGTCGGCTGCAACGTGGCCAACTGGGAGTGCGTGCGCGCCTCGTCGTACATCTACACCGACGACCCGATCACCGACGCCCAGGCCAAGGCCTACTCCGACCAGGGCTTCGAGATCGGCGTGCACGTCACCACCAACTGCACCCCGTGGGGCACCCCGGCCGACCTGCAGAACATCTACACCAGCCAGATCGGCGCCTGGCGGGCCAAGTACCCCTCGCTGCCCAACCCGGACAGCACCCGGACCCACTGCGTCGAGTGGGACGACTGGGCGACCCAGGCCAAGACCAAGCTCGCCAACGGCATCCGGCTGGACACCGATTACTACTACTACCCGGCCAGCTTCGTGCAGGACCGGCCCGGCTACTTCAACGGCACCGGCCTGCCGATGAAGTACGCGGACAGCGACGGCAGCACCATCAACGAGTACCAGGCCACCACCGAACTCACCGACGAGTCCGGGCAGTCCATGCCGAGCACCGTCAACACACTGCTGGACAACGCCTACAACTCCAAGGGCTACTACACCGTCCTGACCGCCAACATCCACACCGACTACGCCGCCTCCACCGCCTCCGACCAGGTCATCGCCTCGGCCAAGGCGCACGGCACCCCGGTGGTCTCCGGCCGCCAGCTGCTGACCTGGCTGGACGCCCGCAACGGCTCCGCCTTCTCCGGGATGGCCTGGACCAGCAACACGCTGAGCTTCAGCATCACCGGCGGCGCCAACGGCCTGCGCGCCATGGTGCCGGTCAACTCGTCGGTCGGCACGCTCACCGGCGTCAAGCAGGGCACCGCCAACGTCAGCTACCGCATCGAGACCATCCACGGCATCTCCTACGCCTTCTTCGACGGCAACGTCGGCTCCTACACGGCGACCTACGGCATGGACACCACCGCGCCGACCGTCACCGGCTCGGTGCCGGCCAACGGCGCCACCGGCGTCTCGGCCACCGCCCCGGTCAAGGCCTCCTTCAGCGAGCCCGTCCAGGCGGGCACCGTCAACGGCACCAACGTCACGCTGAAGACCACCGCCGGCTCCGTCCCGGTGCCCGGTGCCGTCGCCCTGGACGCGGCCACCAACACCGTCACCTTCACCCCGAGCGCCGCGCTCTCGCTCAGCACCGGCTACACGCTGAGCGTCGCCAACGTGAAGGACCTGGCGGGCAACACCCAGACCGCGGCCTACACCGCGGCCTTCACCACCGCCGGCGCGCCGCCGCAGACCATCGGCAACAGCGCGGTCGGCACCCTGCTCGACGACACCGACTCCAACCACCTCAACGGCTCCAAGATCACGACCGGGGCCTCCGCCATCGCGTTGACCTCGCTCAACGTGCACACCGGACAGATCAGCGCGGCGCCCAACAACCAGTTCCAGATCGCCGTCTACAGCGACAACGCCGGCTCGCCCGACGCCCTGCTGGCCACCAGCTCGGTCGGCACGCTGAGCGCCAACGCCTGGAACAGCGCGCCGATCACCTACACCCTGGCGGCCAACACCACCTACTGGGTGGTCTACAACTCCAACGGAACCAGCTCCACCGTCAACAACATGCACTACAGCTCGGGCCCGGCCGGTTCGGGCGCCTACAGCAGCACGTCCGTCCCGTTCGGGACCTTCCCGGCCAGCTTCGGCACCGCCGTGAAGGACAACCTCGTGTACTCGCTCTACGGCACCTACTGA